Genomic segment of Nostoc sp. TCL240-02:
GTGGAGAATATGACAAAAAATTAGACACCTATGCCAAGCTAGGGGTACTGTACTACATTATTTATAATCCAGAGTATTGGCAAAGAGACCGTCACCAACCTTTTGAAGTTTATCGCTTAGTAGATGGTAGCTATCAATTGCAAATTGGTGAACCCTTTTGGATGCCAGAAATTGGTTTGGGAATCGGGCGATCGCAATACATATCTGGTAATATCCAGCGTCAGGTTTTGTATTGGTATGATCAACAAGGAAAGCGCTATCAAACTCCAGAAGAAGCTGAACAGCAAACTCGCCAGCAGCTTGAATTAGTGCAACAACAACTTGAGCGTTATCGTCAGCAATTTGGTGAACTGCCAGAAGCGTAAGGGGGCGATTGCTGATGTTTGTTATTAACAATACATTAGCCCTCACCTAGAAATTTAGGATGAGGGCTAACATCGCTGACATAAAGATGAGTAGTTAAATCTTAGGCATTCCTTTAAAGTAAGGGTTGACAAAAGTTCCATCTTTCTTAATGTAGCCTTTAACAACTTTTACTTTAGATATTTTAAGTGCTTTGGGTGACTTTGGTGGCTTCGGTAGCTTTGGTGTTTTAGACATTTTCTTGTTTCCCTTTAAATAAATAGCTTCTAAGATTCTTTATCTATAGTGAACTCGGAAACGGAAAACCACCTCAGCAAAAATTCTAATTTTTCTAAATAACTCGTAAAGATAAGAGAAATATGTGTTATGAGCTTCAAGATTTATTATTTTTTATACCAAAAATATTCGTTTTGATCTGATTAGCTAATCCTCAATATCAAATCAGCACAATTCAAATCCGGCTTTTTCCTCGACTCTTCCAACTGCATCAGATAAAACTGCCGACTTCAGCCGACTGACAAAAGGAAGTGCGATCGCTTAGGCTATTGGGCATAGAGATAAAAATTTAAGTATAAAAATATGCTTAACACCCTCAGCCCAGTTAGAGAAGACTTAGCAGGTCAAAGCTATCCCAGTCCTAACTACCTGCAAACACAACATCGCATTCGTTCCCTCATAGACAAATATATTGCAGTCGAACAACTACACGATCGCTTGCAAGATTTACCGATACAGTTTGCCGATCCCCAACCCCGTCCCTGGAAACACATCGACTGGCGAACAATCAATCGCAATCAAATTATCGGCTTAGACGCAGAGGTATTTTTATCTATCTTGATAGGTGCGATGGATACAGAAGCTCCCATTCGCAGCTATACCCAAACCAGTCGGCAGTATTTGGAAAAATTGCATCCTCAGATGGCTCGGTTTGTTGGTGGAACAGTCGGTGAAAGTGGCGAACTGCTAGAACTTGGTTTGTGGGAAAAAGAAGAACGTCAGCACACACCAGCATTAATCAAAGTCTACGCCCAATTAACAGGCGAGAAAATTACCCCAAAACTTCGGACTGTTAGAAGCTATCTTCCCACAGATGACCCTCACGAAGACCTATATCGCCACGGCTTACACCGCATTGCCACAGAATACGGTGCAACCTGTCTTTATATTTGGTTGATGGCTCATACCACAGGCGCACTCCAGGATGTTTTAGAGGAACTGGCACAGGATGAAATCAACCATACAACCAAATTCTGGGGGTTTGGAGTCTGGACTTTTCCTGATACTGG
This window contains:
- a CDS encoding Uma2 family endonuclease: MVKSDPRQLPSSAELPCSDDTPVDNEDQNFIPNLLLFLLQYIWANRNDWFFSADMGVYHTTGVSPLVPIVADGFLSLGVERRKEGKSRKSYVVWEENNIVPILALEIVSLTPGGEYDKKLDTYAKLGVLYYIIYNPEYWQRDRHQPFEVYRLVDGSYQLQIGEPFWMPEIGLGIGRSQYISGNIQRQVLYWYDQQGKRYQTPEEAEQQTRQQLELVQQQLERYRQQFGELPEA
- a CDS encoding ferritin-like domain-containing protein; translated protein: MLNTLSPVREDLAGQSYPSPNYLQTQHRIRSLIDKYIAVEQLHDRLQDLPIQFADPQPRPWKHIDWRTINRNQIIGLDAEVFLSILIGAMDTEAPIRSYTQTSRQYLEKLHPQMARFVGGTVGESGELLELGLWEKEERQHTPALIKVYAQLTGEKITPKLRTVRSYLPTDDPHEDLYRHGLHRIATEYGATCLYIWLMAHTTGALQDVLEELAQDEINHTTKFWGFGVWTFPDTGLMRIGRTLIKTRSQNYQRNNLMRTLRRMMGTLNWNAWSLTNKATLLFTFTYTMHRLWSWNNTLTPKYLQDLFEINHQ